The following coding sequences are from one Eptesicus fuscus isolate TK198812 chromosome 7, DD_ASM_mEF_20220401, whole genome shotgun sequence window:
- the LLPH gene encoding protein LLP homolog, with amino-acid sequence MAKSLRSKWKRKMRAEKRKKNAPKELSRLKSILKVDTDVLMKDVHEIATVVVPKHTEEKTQCVVKDDKDDMKMETDIKRNKKSLLDQHGQYPIWMNQRQRKRLKAKREKGKGKSKAKAVKAAKGLAW; translated from the exons ATGGCTAAAAGTTTACGGAGTAAGTGGAAAAGGAAGATGCGtgctgaaaagagaaaaaagaatgccCCAAAGGAGCTTAGCAGACTTAAAAGTATTCTTAAAGTAGATACTGATGTTTTAATGAAAGATGTTCATGAGATAGCAACTGTGGTGGTCCCCAAACATACTGAAGAGAAAACCCAGTGTGTGGTGAAAGATGACAAAG ATGACATGAAAATGGAGACTGacattaagagaaataaaaagagtcTTCTAGACCAGCATGGACAGTACCCCATATGGATGAACCAGAGGCAAAGAAAAAGGCTGAAGGCAAAGCgagaaaaaggaaaggggaaaagcaaagcaaaagcaGTGAAGGCAGCTAAGGGTTTGGCCTGGTAG